A single region of the Sciurus carolinensis chromosome 16, mSciCar1.2, whole genome shotgun sequence genome encodes:
- the Klk1 gene encoding kallikrein-1, producing MWFPVLCLALSLGGTGAAPPVQSRIIGGWECEKHSQPWQVAVYHYSSFQCGGVLVHPQWVLTAAHCISDNYQLWLGRHNLFDDEDLAQYVQVSDSFPHPKFNLSLLKNHTRLPEEDYSHDLMLLRLSEPAQITDAVKVLDLPTQEPEVGSVCLASGWGSIKPEKFAYPDDLQCVDLEILPNEVCDKAHSQKVTDTMLCAGHLKGGKDTCVGDSGGPLVCNGEFQGVTSWGHVPCGSPNMPAIYTKVLPYVNWIKDTIENNP from the exons ATGTGGTTCCCGGTTCTGTGCCTCGCCCTATCTCTGGGGGGGACTG GTGCTGCACCCCCCGTCCAGTCTCGGATCATAGGCGGCTGGGAGTGTGAGAAGCACTCCCAGCCCTGGCAGGTGGCCGTGTACCATTACAGCAGCTTCCAGTGCGGGGGTGTCCTGGTGCACCCGCAGTGGGTGCTCACAGCCGCCCACTGCATCAGCGA CAATTACCAGCTCTGGTTGGGTCGCCACAACCTGTTTGACGATGAAGACTTGGCTCAGTATGTCCAAGTCAGTGACAGCTTCCCACACCCGAAGTTCAACCTGAGCCTCCTAAAGAACCACACCCGCCTCCCCGAGGAGGACTACAGCCACGACCTGATGCTGCTCCGCCTGTCAGAGCCCGCCCAGATCACTGACGCCGTGAAGGTCCTGGACCTGCCCACCCAGGAGCCAGAAGTGGGGAGCGTCTGCTTGGCCTCTGGCTGGGGCAGCATAAAGCCAGAGAAGT TTGCATACCCCGATGATCTCCAGTGTGTGGACCTTGAAATCCTGCCTAATGAAGTGTGTGACAAAGCCCATTCCCAGAAGGTGACAGACACcatgctgtgtgctgggcactTGAAAGGTGGCAAAGACACCTGTGTG GGTGACTCAGGGGGCCCACTGGTCTGCAATGGTGAGTTCCAAGGTGTCACATCATGGGGCCACGTCCCATGTGGCAGCCCCAATATGCCTGCCATCTACACCAAAGTATTGCCGTATGTGAATTGGATAAAGGACACCATAGAGAACAACCCCTGA
- the LOC124966170 gene encoding uncharacterized protein PB18E9.04c-like translates to MSQKPPSDPWSTQPAAPNTTRAETQSSVPMTLDAQVGTQESPLAISTLRGSSQEPSHNIGILKVSGLEPPTSTNPRRVSIQEPPVSTSARRVSIQEPPVSTSARRVSIQEPPASTSAQSVSVQEPPASTSAQSVSVQEPPSSSSARKVSIQESPQTIGILKVGSQEPSSVTSTRRVSIQDPLSILHNRRVSIQVPSPDSGSRQSSIQDTPSITYNRWVGARDSQPSYQNHHWSTEVTEIESVTSSSQTSTENLQTIETPYQTFRQNRVSVDVPPSITHSPEASIKSIESIVWDSQESYKELVHSFQVSQTTIDNIHNCLSRHSTGMSSARFQDKWSHQSLLPIGWRLLHEARKISRQLSLVLTLAGMMIISLISLGQPWMHFQVPLMPPGDPDGSLTIPIDTIFFVQCPDVVCMYEYDQNAYLLDLSWAFLVIASITSFCLCVALISTLFFTSSNLPMLDFFLFISSIMTGTSIILGILFYLMQAHKFLQEGMTYSLGISFYLAWTGVFFFLMTGLFSYLNYVNFWSILAVQAIWV, encoded by the exons ATGTCCCAGAAGCCTCCATCCGACCCCTGGAGCACTCAGCCAGCAGCTCCCAACACCACCCGAGCTGAGACCCAGAGCTCTGTGCCAATGACCCTCGATGCCCAAGTCGGTACCCAAGAGTCTCCGCTGGCCATCAGCACTCTCAGGGGCAGCAGCCAAGAGCCTTCTCACAACATCGGCATTCTCAAGGTCTCGGGCCTAGAGCCGCCGACGTCCACCAACCCTCGCCGCGTCAGTATCCAAGAGCCGCCAGTGTCCACCAGCGCTCGCCGCGTCAGTATCCAAGAGCCGCCAGTGTCCACCAGCGCTCGCCGCGTCAGCATCCAAGAGCCGCCAGCATCCACCAGCGCTCAAAGCGTCAGCGTCCAAGAACCGCCAGCGTCCACCAGCGCTCAAAGCGTCAGCGTCCAAGAGCCGCCGTCGTCCAGCAGCGCTCGCAAGGTCAGCATCCAAGAGTCTCCTCAGACCATTGGCATTCTCAAGGTCGGCAGCCAAGAGCCTTCGTCAGTCACCAGCACTCGCAGGGTCAGCATTCAAGATCCCCTGTCAATTTTGCACAATCGCCGGGTCAGTATCCAAGTGCCTTCGCCAGATTCCGGCAGCCGTCAGTCTAGTATCCAAGACACACCATCCATTACCTACAATCGCTGGGTTGGTGCCCGAGATAGTCAACCAAGTTACCAAAATCATCACTGGAGCACCGAAGTGACTGAAATCGAATCAGTTACTTCCAGTAGCCAAACCAGTACCGAAAATCTCCAGACAATCGAGACTCCCTACCAAACGTTCAGACAAAACCGGGTCAGTGTTGATGTCCCCCCATCCATTACCCACAGCCCTGAGGCTAGTATCAAAAGTATTGAATCAATTGTCTGGGATTCCCAGGAGAGTTACAAAGAATTGGTGCATAGCTTCCAGGTCAGCCAAACCACCATAGACAACATCCACAACTGCTTGTCCAGACACTCCACGGGGATGAGTTCTGCCAG GTTTCAGGACAAGTGGAGCCACCAATCACTGCTGCCCATAGGCTGGCGACTGCTGCATGAGGCCAGGAAGATCAGCCGCCAGCTAAGCCTGGTGCTAACCCTGGCCGGCATGATGATCATCAGTCTCATCTCTCTGGGCCAGCCCTGGATGCACTTCCAGGTGCCACTGATGCCACCAGGGGACCCTGATGGCTCCCTGACCATCCCCATCGACACCATCTTCTTTGTGCAGTGCCCCGATGTTGTCTGCATGTATGAGTACGACCAGAATGCTT acTTGCTGGACCTTTCCTGGGCCTTCCTCGTTATCGCCAGCATCACCAGCTTCTGCCTCTGTGTGGCCCTAATAAGCACCCTCTTCTTTACCAGCTCCAACCTGCCCATGCTGGACTTCTTCCTCTTCATCAGCAGCATCATGACAG GGACCAGTATCATATTGGGCATCCTGTTCTACCTGATGCAGGCCCACAAGTTCCTGCAGGAAGGCATGACCTACAGCCTGGGCATCAGCTTCTACCTGGCATGGACTGGCGTCTTCTTCTTCCTGATGACTG GTTTATTCTCCTATCTGAATTATGTGAATTTCTGGTCCATCCTGGCGGTCCAGGCCATCTGGGTTTAG
- the Klk15 gene encoding kallikrein-15 isoform X2: MWLLLTFSFLLASAAQDEDKAPEGEECVPHSQPWQVALFERGRFNCGASLISPRWVLSAAHCHTRFMRVRLGEHNLRKRDGPEQLRTVSRIIPHPRYEARSHRHDVMLVRLARPARLTPQVRPLALPARCPYPGEACMVSGWGLVSDNEPGTTGSPESQVSLPDTLHCANISIISDTACDKDYPGGLTDTMVCAGVEGGGTDSCEGDSGGPLVCRGALQGIVSWGDVPCDTTTKPGVYTKVCRYLEWIRETMKRN; the protein is encoded by the exons ATGTGGCTTCTGCTcaccttctccttcctgctgGCATCTGCAG cccaggatgAAGACAAGGCTCCGGAAGGGGAGGAGTGTGTGCCCCACTCCCAGCCGTGGCAGGTGGCCCTCTTCGAGCGTGGGCGCTTCAACTGCGGGGCTTCCCTCATCTCCCCGCGCTGGGTGCTCTCTGCTGCCCACTGCCACACCCG CTTCATGAGAGTGCGCCTGGGCGAGCACAATCTGCGCAAGCGTGATGGTCCCGAGCAACTGCGGACTGTTTCTCGCATCATCCCACATCCGCGGTATGAAGCGCGCAGCCACCGCCATGACGTCATGCTGGTGCGGCTAGCCCGGCCTGCGCGTCTGACCCCCCAGGTGCGCCCGTTGGCTCTGCCCGCCCGTTGCCCCTACCCAGGAGAGGCCTGCATGGTGTCTGGCTGGGGCCTGGTGTCCGACAACGAGCCCGGGACCACAGGAAGCCCTGAGTCTCAAG TGAGTCTCCCAGACACACTGCATTGTGCCAACATCAGCATCATCTCGGACACAGCTTGTGACAAGGACTACCCGGGAGGCCTGACGGACACCATGGTGTGTGCCGGAGTAGAGGGCGGAGGAACGGACTCCTGTGAG GGTGACTCTGGGGGACCCCTGGTCTGTAGGGGTGCTCTGCAGGGCATTGTGTCCTGGGGTGATGTCCCTTGTGACACCACCACCAAGCCTGGCGTCTATACCAAAGTCTGCCGCTACCTGGAGTGGATCAGGGAAACCATGAAGAGGAACTAA
- the Klk15 gene encoding kallikrein-15 isoform X1, translating into MWLLLTFSFLLASAAQDEDKAPEGEECVPHSQPWQVALFERGRFNCGASLISPRWVLSAAHCHTRFMRVRLGEHNLRKRDGPEQLRTVSRIIPHPRYEARSHRHDVMLVRLARPARLTPQVRPLALPARCPYPGEACMVSGWGLVSDNEPGTTGSPESQVSLPDTLHCANISIISDTACDKDYPGGLTDTMVCAGVEGGGTDSCEVRSQRGQQGDSGGPLVCRGALQGIVSWGDVPCDTTTKPGVYTKVCRYLEWIRETMKRN; encoded by the exons ATGTGGCTTCTGCTcaccttctccttcctgctgGCATCTGCAG cccaggatgAAGACAAGGCTCCGGAAGGGGAGGAGTGTGTGCCCCACTCCCAGCCGTGGCAGGTGGCCCTCTTCGAGCGTGGGCGCTTCAACTGCGGGGCTTCCCTCATCTCCCCGCGCTGGGTGCTCTCTGCTGCCCACTGCCACACCCG CTTCATGAGAGTGCGCCTGGGCGAGCACAATCTGCGCAAGCGTGATGGTCCCGAGCAACTGCGGACTGTTTCTCGCATCATCCCACATCCGCGGTATGAAGCGCGCAGCCACCGCCATGACGTCATGCTGGTGCGGCTAGCCCGGCCTGCGCGTCTGACCCCCCAGGTGCGCCCGTTGGCTCTGCCCGCCCGTTGCCCCTACCCAGGAGAGGCCTGCATGGTGTCTGGCTGGGGCCTGGTGTCCGACAACGAGCCCGGGACCACAGGAAGCCCTGAGTCTCAAG TGAGTCTCCCAGACACACTGCATTGTGCCAACATCAGCATCATCTCGGACACAGCTTGTGACAAGGACTACCCGGGAGGCCTGACGGACACCATGGTGTGTGCCGGAGTAGAGGGCGGAGGAACGGACTCCTGTGAGGTCAGATCCCAGAGGGGCCAGCAG GGTGACTCTGGGGGACCCCTGGTCTGTAGGGGTGCTCTGCAGGGCATTGTGTCCTGGGGTGATGTCCCTTGTGACACCACCACCAAGCCTGGCGTCTATACCAAAGTCTGCCGCTACCTGGAGTGGATCAGGGAAACCATGAAGAGGAACTAA